The stretch of DNA CAATGACACACTGCCAACACTATGTGTAGGACATAAATTGATGCTTAGTTTCATAGTTGGAATTTATTACACCAACAGGTAGGTAGGTGCAGAACTCCGGCCTTAGATGGAGATGCTGCAAGGTACAGGGAATGAAGAGAATCTATTCTGATAACTTGTAGAATACCTCTGGAGAAGGCCTCTTGATAGTGTGCAACTTGATCTCCATATTCCTCGTCATGGAACCAAATAATTAACTACCACATGAGCATACACTCAGATCAAGAAACATGTGGGAGTCTAAAGCTAAATCATGGCAATTATCCTACGACATTCATGGCAATTATCCTAAAGCTTGCTGACACAACCCCAAAGAAGTTGCCATCTGTCAAGACAAACAAGCATGCAAGTAAGAAGATATAACACATGTACGCAGAATAATCCAGCATATTAGCCAAGGAATAACCAAGAAACTACTAACATGTAACTTCACATGCATCAACAAGGTGTGGTTTGGAGATCTTAGTGGGCAGACAATAACAATATCTGTTTATTACTATATTAAGCAATAAAATACCCAATATAAATATGTATTTGCACGTATATTCAACAGTCTACCAGTCAATAGTCACTTTCTGTACACTCTGCATCAAACAGATCAAAGTGAATTTGTTGATTCTCTATCATGTATCTAAAAGATAGAACCATGAATGAGTTCGGCTTCGGGCCTCTGCATTAATCGAGAATAGGCAGCCAAAAAAGCTTCGTTGGATATCACCATATATGTTGTCGCTGCAAATTCTTTAGTGAGTCCCAATAGTTTAGAGTAAGAAGCAAATGAGTAAGTAAGTCGCATTACTTTGTGTTTGTGAGCCGGCGAGTACTACctgctgtaaagaaatataagagtgtttagatcactactttagtgatttaAACGCTCTTATGACTTCACTGTATTTCCCACTGCCTACTTTCCGGACGCCTTCTCACTGAATGGGGAAGAATCATCAGTAGATACAACTGAGTACATAGCTAAAAGAACAAGATATTTATTGAGTTTCACTCCAAAATTCACCTACTAAAAAGGTTCAAAGACTTctgtaatttttttttgaaacaacgTCCAAGAGAGGATTCACGATCGTGATACCGATCGAGGGTCATATAACTATTGTTTACACGTTTGGAAGCATGTGTCCAATTGAGCATTTTGGTTGGTGCAACTCCATTCAGTTCTCCTCAGAGCAACCTCCCTACAGAGATATCAAATATTAAATGGTCTCCATCAATACTAATTTCCAGGTGTTTAGTCTTTTAGAATACAGTTCTCTGGATGCACCCCCAATCAGCATAATTCTATATATCATTCCACTAACAAGCACAACAGCTCAAACAACAAATATTGGAAGACAATCCAAAATAGCAAAACACTCGTCAATAATATTCAACAATAGCTCCAGTCGGATAACAAAGGATAATATGATCACAGCCCGATGACCAAGGGTTTAAAATCTTTTGACAACATATATTCCTGAATTTCTGTGAATATCCAACAATGGCAAATATTGACAAAGGATTGCTAATAACCTAATGGTGTTTGAAAACTCTCAGCATCATCCTGCAACTTGCTGGATCAGATATACACCCTCTCTATCTATTTTTTCAGAAAATTCTCCTATAATCTAGTCATAGCAAAGATAAGAGGTCTAAAGACTTGCAGAACCAAAATTCAGAGGCAGTACTGAACGAATATGAATGAACCAACAACAACTCCAGTACAAACTTCAGATCTAAAGAGTACCTTAAATTGAACCCGCTGGGCACTGGAATTATAAAACACAGGTGCCAAACATTTTACAGAAAAGAAAATCGTGGGCGGAATCCTTTCGGGTTAGGGCCGGCGATTAGGCTGTGTGGCGAGCGGTcgcgaggggaggggaggcaggATAGCGTGCAACTTATGAGTTGATTAGTCTCAGGTCTATGTTTTGTGAAGTTTGATCTATGGACTGAACAAGTGAAATAGGTTTTGAAATTTTCTTGAATCATTAGTTCGAAACTATTTCAAAAGAGAGTTTAAAGAAATGAGGTTAAGAGAGTAGACTAAAAAAAGAGGTTTAATTGAAGCATTAGACAGAAAATGATGTTTTGAGCCCAGGTTGTACCACAGCAAGAAAATGCATGTTGTGCCTGAAGCCGTCAACCCTTCAAACTTTTCAGATACCAGTTAAACTCACTATATCAAGATCATTTTTCAAATATCAGTTAAACCCACTAAATCTCAGCACTGCTAACAGAAAAAGTGAAGAACTCACTGAAGGTCCTAAAAATGCTTTCACCAGAAGGAGTAGGACCGTGCAGCACAAACATTATTCAAGAAGAGTGTGACCATCACAACACTGAATCTTCTCTGTCAACTCTACACATCAGAGATTGACGACAACATGGTTTACTGGTAGTGGAAATGTAAATTTAATATATATACTTTGGAATGCACCAGGATTCAGCAACTGATCCCTTACCGAAGGCATCATGCCATCGACACCATCATATGAATCAACACCAGGGTATAAATACGCAGATGAATCGGTCTGACAGAAAAGGAGACGACAGTAAGACATGTACGGGTTTCGATTACTACCTCGCGGCGGGAGAGCTCGGCCTTCCAAACGGCCTCCCTCTCGGCGACCCCGCGTTTGTGCTCCTAATGTAGCTGGCATCTCCCGCTCCTTCATGATGCGATCCTGGATGTCCACGTCCAGCGCCTTCTGCAGCTCCTTCACGAACCTGTCCATCAATGCTTTGATCCGCACCCGTATGCTCCCGGACCAAAACCAAGAAGATCTGG from Triticum dicoccoides isolate Atlit2015 ecotype Zavitan chromosome 6A, WEW_v2.0, whole genome shotgun sequence encodes:
- the LOC119315360 gene encoding uncharacterized protein LOC119315360, with translation MVAAATLTCARALFISGRELHPVQPHLPRSSWFWSGSIRVRIKALMDRFVKELQKALDVDIQDRIMKEREMPATLGAQTRGRREGGRLEGRALPPRDGNFFGVVSASFRIIAMNVVG